In Flavobacterium sp. 83, the genomic window GAATGGATTCGTTTGCACTATGCATTCCCTACTGGATTTCCAATGGACGTTTTAGAAATCATGAAGCGCGAGCCTAAGATTTGTAATTATATTGATATTCCGTTGCAACATATTTCAGATTCTATTTTGAAATCAATGCGTCGCGGAACCACTCAAGAAAAAACAACAAAATTATTAAAAGATTTCCGTGAAGCAGTTCCAGGAATGGCAATTCGTACGACTTTAATTGTAGGTTATCCAGGAGAAACTCAGGAAGATTTCAACATATTGAAAGATTTTGTTCAAGAAATGAAATTTGACAGAATGGGTTGTTTTGCTTATTCTCATGAAGAAAACACACATGCTTACTTATTAGAAGACGATGTTCCTGATGCCGTAAAACAAGAGCGTGCTAATGAAATAATGGAGTTACAATCTCAAATTTCTTGGGATTTAAACCAAGAAAAAGTAGGTCAAATATTCAAATGTATCATTGACAGAAAAGAAGGTGGTCATTTTGTGGGACGTACTGAATTTGACAGTCCGGATGTCGATAATGAAGTCTTGATTGATGCTTCAAAACATTATGTAAAGACTGGTGAATTTGTAATGATAAAAATTATTGAGGCTACAGAGTTTGATTTATACGGTGAGCCTGTTTAGATTTGTAATATAGTTTTTGAAAACCTTTTTAAAATATTAAATATGAAAGTTGTTCCGTCTTTATTAGTAACCGCATTTATGTTATTATCAATTAATACTATTTCTGCACAATATGGAAATAATGGTTATGGCGGCGGTGGTTATGGCCGAAATAGCTATGGAAGCGGCCGAATGAATAGCGGAATGGATCAAAATAGAACTCCAGATAAACCAAGAGAAGTCCCAGTTGAAGAAACCGTAGGAAAAGTAATGGAAAGGCTAAAACCTGCACTTATACTTGATGAACTTCAAGAAATTGCTATTGCAAACATTTTAACAGAAAGTATTAAACAACAAGGAGTCATATTAAAACAAGATACCAATCAAAGTGATCAAATGAAAGACATTCAAATACTTTCAGAAAACACAGAAAGAAAGGTTGTTGAGTTATTGAATGATGATCAAAAAGAAAAATACAAGGTTTTTAAAGAAGAAAGTAAAAACCCAAAAAAATCAAAAAGGAACAGATAATTTTTTTGAATAAAAACGAAAAACAAAAGCATGACTAAACATTTTCCAATTTTAATTTTAGTTATTCTAATAACTTCCTGTTCAACAAATCCTTACAAAGCCAGTGAGAAAGTATACGATACAAAACTCAAAACATTAAAGGAAACTATTTCAGACAAAGAACCACATGCTTTGCCGTCTGTTCCGGTGACGTCAATAAGTATTGATACTCTTTATGCAAAACAATTACATATTTTCAAAGATTCTATTTCAAAAATGGGCTCAACCCCTTTAACAAATGGAATTAATACAGAATGGATAGGTACCGTAAATTTTAATTTACGAAAACCTAATTTCATAATTATACATCATACTGCTCAGGACTCATTGAAACAAACCATAACTACATTTACAAAAATTGAGTCACAGGTAAGTTCTCATTATGTAATTTCCGACAAAGGCAAAGTAGTTCAAATGCTAAATGACTACCTAAGAGCTTGGCATGCCGGCATAGGATCTTGGGGGAAAAATACAGACATAAACTCTGCGTCAATAGGAATTGAACTAGACAATAACGGAACAAAGCCTTTTACTGAATTACAGATAAACAGTTTATTGGCACTTTTAACCAAACTGAAAAAAGATTACAACATCCCTGCTCAAAATATCATTGGCCATTCAGACATTGCTCCAACTAGAAAAAAAGACCCCAGTGCTTTATTTCCATGGAAAATTTTAGCAGAAAAAGGATTTGGAATTTGGTCTGATGAAATCTTAGAAACTGCACCAACCGACTTCAATGTAGAACAAGGTTTACGGATTATCGGTTACGATACAAAAAACCTTTCGGCAGCAATAACAGCATTCAAATTGCATTATATTCAATCTCAAGTTGATGGCATAATAGATGAAAACACTAGAAATATAATTTACTCGATATATAAGAAACAGTAATTTATAAATTTAAAAGAAATAAAGAAATGGGCTTTTTGAAAGATTCAAAAAGCCCATTTCTTTTACATTGTCTTACCATATTAATTTAAGGAAATATTTAAAGCAGTCTAAATCTTTAATTAACACTGTCAATAAACTGTATAGAACAATTACAAAAACATCCGTTCATTCTTTTTATTTGTAGACTTAAACGAAACAAAACTTATCACTACGTAGTCCTTTTGAAGTCAAGTATAGCTAACAGTTTTTAATGCTAATTTTCTAGTTCTCTATATAATTTTTCTATCAAAAACCAAATGAACTGACAAAAACCATTATCAATAACTAATATTCCATCAAATAGCCTACTACAACATATCAGTTATCACTTAAATACTATCATTAAGAATCAATTTAGATCCAATAAAAAAAGCTGCCAAAATACTTTAAAAAGTATCTTGACAGCAAAAAAAAATATTGTTTTATGTATTTTAATTAGAAACTGTAAGTTGTTCCAAGTAAAAGATACGCATTAGAACTTGTTGGACTTGCATTACTATCCATAAATACATCTTCTGATGAAAGATCTACTCTTACCTCTGGAATAATTGTTAAGTTTCCAACTTTATAATTCAAAGAAAGTGTATTACCTACAATACTAGACCCACCTAGTGCAGAAAGAGTCACAGCAGCATCAGTTGCATCAAAATATTCTAATCTGTATGCTAAACTAAGATTGCTTTTTGGAGCATATGTAGCATATCCAATTAAAGCAAACCATTTTTCATCATTTGCAGTTATTACATCATCATTAATTAAAGCATAAGTTCCATTAAAACCTAAAGAGAATTTATCAGAAATCTTTTTAGAAGCCACTACATCAAATTGTGTTTTATTAACTGTAGTTGCAGGGTTTGAGCTACCTGAAGTTACATTAAAGTATACACTTCCTGAATCACCAACATACGCAACTTGACCAATGAAAGTTTTTTGAGTAGAACCTGCCTCTAAAGCAGTTTTGAAATCAGTAGGATTAGTCACCCCTGCCATAAAACTTACTTTACCAGAAGTATATTGTGCTTTTACACCAGTATTAAAAAATGGTCCATTAGTAAACGCATATGACATACTGTAGTTTTTATTGTCCACAGCATCCAATAGTTCATACCCTATATGAGTACCAAAACTACCCGCAGTAACTTTAAATTTATCTGTAATTTCATAAGTGAAATTCAATTGTTTAATCATAAATGAACTTGCATTGTCATTATATGTAAATTCTTTAGCTCTGTTTCCAAAACCTAAATCTACAAATACAGATGCTTTACCCATTTTATGAGATGCCTCAATAGAAGCCATTCCTAATTCAAATGAATTGTGAGAATTAGTAAAACTAGTTTTTCCATTACCTGCTAAATTAGCGAAATCATATTTATAATACATATCAGCAGAACCTCCAAAAGTTGTTGCTGGTGCTGGTGTATCTTGTGCAAATATCATGCTTGTCGTTAGTAAAATTACTAAAATGGTTAATGCTTTTTTCATGTTTAATTTAGTTTTAGTTATTAATCTGTTTTGGTATTACTCTGCTTAAATAGGTTAGAATATTTTTGATTTTACTCTTTATATAAATAAAAAATCAAAAAAAAAGTATCTAAAGTACTGTTGTTTTACGACTCAAATACCATTTTCTTTTGGCGAATTTATTAACTTTTATTTTACTTGAATAATTAATAATTACTTTTTTGGCTGTTTTTGAGAAGAATTATTGATAACAGAAAATCATTACAGAATAATGGATATTCCATATTTTTACGCAACTATTTTAAAAATTTGATAATGTAAATTTTAGAACATAC contains:
- a CDS encoding N-acetylmuramoyl-L-alanine amidase encodes the protein MTKHFPILILVILITSCSTNPYKASEKVYDTKLKTLKETISDKEPHALPSVPVTSISIDTLYAKQLHIFKDSISKMGSTPLTNGINTEWIGTVNFNLRKPNFIIIHHTAQDSLKQTITTFTKIESQVSSHYVISDKGKVVQMLNDYLRAWHAGIGSWGKNTDINSASIGIELDNNGTKPFTELQINSLLALLTKLKKDYNIPAQNIIGHSDIAPTRKKDPSALFPWKILAEKGFGIWSDEILETAPTDFNVEQGLRIIGYDTKNLSAAITAFKLHYIQSQVDGIIDENTRNIIYSIYKKQ
- a CDS encoding porin, which encodes MKKALTILVILLTTSMIFAQDTPAPATTFGGSADMYYKYDFANLAGNGKTSFTNSHNSFELGMASIEASHKMGKASVFVDLGFGNRAKEFTYNDNASSFMIKQLNFTYEITDKFKVTAGSFGTHIGYELLDAVDNKNYSMSYAFTNGPFFNTGVKAQYTSGKVSFMAGVTNPTDFKTALEAGSTQKTFIGQVAYVGDSGSVYFNVTSGSSNPATTVNKTQFDVVASKKISDKFSLGFNGTYALINDDVITANDEKWFALIGYATYAPKSNLSLAYRLEYFDATDAAVTLSALGGSSIVGNTLSLNYKVGNLTIIPEVRVDLSSEDVFMDSNASPTSSNAYLLLGTTYSF